One Argentina anserina chromosome 6, drPotAnse1.1, whole genome shotgun sequence genomic window, TCTTGGATTCATCAATGGGAAGATCAAGATACCTTCAGCCTCCACTCCTGAGTTTGATGCTTGGCAACCTCAAGATCAATTGGTTAGAGCTTGGATCATTAACTCCATGGAACCAAGGCTTCACCAGATCTTTCAATTCTACGATTCTACTGCTAAGATGTGGAATGATATCAAGGAGTTTTATGGTGATCTCAacacaaaattttcaaatcaaCCAGGAAATTGCAGCCATTCAGTAGGGAAATCTCACCATCATAAAGCACTATGGTAATCTCACACCAAAATAGAATGAGCTTGAGATCTACAAGCCTCATACCACCAACTCTACCACGAtcttgaaaagaagagaagaagacaaGATCGTCAAGCTTCTGATTAGCCTTGGACCTGAGTATGAGGATCTTAAAAGCCACATTTTAATGTATTTAGAGCTTCCCTCTCTTAACTTTGTCAGTGCCACTATTCAGAGAGaagaaactagaaagaagATTATGAATGTAGATGTAGTTGTTGTTTAAACACAAGTTATTGAGAGTAGAGCCTTTGCTAGTAGCAGGCCATATAGAGGCATGAGGCCTTATTTGAAGTGCACACATTGTGAAAAAATTGGTTGAGCTAGGATTGGTCATCTCAAAGAAACTTGTAAGATTCTGCATCCTAAATTCAAGCCAAAGAACTTTGGTGATGAGAGTAGATTTGAAAAAAAGGAAGATGAAACAAGCATATAATCCTAAAGCAAACTGCTCAAGCTCTGCTAACAATTCCTCCGACGAGATGATGAAGTTCATGGCCAATCATATTTCTCTCATCAACGAGTTTGCTAATTTCTTGCAACAAAAGTAATGCAACACTGAAAGTGATGAACAAACTGCCATGCTAGGCAAATTTGCATGATTTCTTGTAGAGGAGAAAATTACAGAGCTTGAGGACATTCCAGGTATTGTGTGTATTATTTTCACTGCTCTAAATCTTAGCAAGGATCATAATTTTTGGATTGTTGATTCCGGTGCCACTGATCATATGTCAAACAAGTCTTTTGAGTTAAAAGATTTTCATGTCTTTGATAAACCTTCTCATGTATCTGTTGCTAATGGGAAAGAAGTTATTATTTTGGGAAAGAGAAAAATGTCATTGTTCTAAAGTCATAAAGAGTCATCCATTTTGTATGTGCCATCATTTCTATTCAAATTGTTATATGTGGGAAAAATCATTCGATTGCTAGATTGTCTTGTCATTTTTTCAACTCATTGTGTGGTATTTCAGGATTGAGTAACTTACAACAAGATTGGTGAATGCTTCTTCCTTAATGGCCTCTATTACATCTCTACCTCCTCAACCTTTCCAAAAAGTCTCCTAGCTAAAACCAAGTCTTCATATCTGCACCACTTATGGCACATGCGTCTAGCACATCCCTCCAATCATGTTATGTCGTTTTTGTTTCCTGATGTATGTAAATCAGTTCATGACTATGAAATCTGTCACATGTCTAAGTCAACTAGATTACCTTTTCCTAGTTCTAGTTCTATAGCAACTCAACCTTTTGAAGTTGTGCATTTTGATATATGGGAGCCTGCTAGGGTCACATCTTTTGATGGATATAAATTTTATGTGacctttattgatgatttctcAAGAATAACTTTTGTTTATCTCTTGAAACACAAGTCAAAAGTGATGAAAAGCTTTCAAGATTTCCACAATTTTGTTAGAAACCATTTTTCTTCCTAAATTTGTGTCTTAAGATCAGACAATGGCTCGAAATCTTGCATCAAACGAGTTGTGTAGGAACTCCTCAACAAAATGGAGTGTTTGAGAGAAAGAATAAAGACTTACTTGAGAAAACTTGTGCTCTAATGTTGCAAGCTCATGTATCTAAAAAATTCTGGTCACACTCAATTCAAACTGCTGCACATTTGATAAATCGTTTACCTAGTAGAGTGCTTGATTTTAAGTCTCCCTTTGAGTTCTAAAGGGAAGGAAAATTGGCATTGATCATCTGAAACTTTTGGAAGTGTTTTCTAGGTTCATGTTCAGAAACTATAGAGAGACAAGCTTGATCCTCGAGCCATAAAATGTGTCTTTCTTGGATATTCCTTCTCACAAAAGGGGTACAAGTGCTATAGCCCAGAGACAAGGAAAGTATATGTTTCAAGAGATGTGAGATTTGATGAATCACAGTTCTTTTACCAGTCCAGTGATGCTGACTattcagggggagttgtttgaTATTGTAACTCCTAGAAATGTTCTTGAGCATGAATATGTCAATCCTAACCGCAATGATGATAATGTAATTGACCCTGAAGTGGCTAACAATGAGATTGTTAATGATGTAGAAGAGTTACATGCTGAGCCTCAAAATCATGATGTTCCTGCTCAATAACATGAATTTGCTTCTGAGCCACCATCATCTCAACCTCGATATCCTAGTCGAACTAGGAAAATCTCCACTAAACTGGATGGTTTTGTTCATTATGTTCCAAAACATCCCCTTGGCAACTCAGTTAACTCAAACAATGTTTATGCAcctcattttgtttttctgtctAACATGAATGATGTCAGAGAACCTAGAACCTTTGATGAAGCAGATTCCTCTCCAGAATAGAGACAAGCTATGCAAGATGAGCTCAATGCACTCAATGACAACAAAACTTGGAGCATTGTTCCTTTGCCAAAGGGTCAGAAGGTTGTTGGAGTTAGGTGGATTTACAAAATCAAGTTTCATTCCAATTGCACTATTGAGAGATACAAGGCCAGGTTAGTAGCTCGTGGATTCACTCAAACTTTTGGTGTTGATTATAAGGAGACATTTGCTCCGGTAGCTAAGATGAATACATTTAGGGTGTTGTTATCAATTGCTATTAATCATGGCTGAAATCTTTTTCAAATGGATGTGAAAATGCTTTTCTACATGGTGATTTAGAAGAGGAAGTTTATATGCGACTTCCACTTGGTCATGCTCGTGAAAAAGAACCTGACATTGTTTGTAAGTTACATAAGGTCATTTATGGACTTAAACAGTCCCCTCGAGCTTGGTGCTCCAAGTTGAGTTCAGTTCTATTTTCTGTTGGTTTCAGTCGAAGTAGAGCATATTCATCCATGTTTATTAGAAATGGTAAAGTTGGTCGTCTTATTGTCCTTGTGTATGTTGAGGATTTGATTATAACTGGTGATGATGCTGAAGAAATCAAGGCCTTAAAGTCATCTCTTCATGCCACCTTCTCCTTTAAAGATCTTGGCATGGAAAAGGTGGCATTGACTCCATTATATATCCATCCATATTCGTCCTGTGGAGTAAGTGCACTCACTTTCCTTTCTGCCTCAATGCGGATCTACAGTTTCCCTCATTGAGGTAGATATTTGACATGTACTGAGTAACTATTGTCTTACGTCTTCTTTTTGTCATCAGAGTGTAATATGCTCTGATCAATTGATTTCAACTGGTACTGGTCACGAAGATGTTGGTTCTCTGCCATCAGGCGATCATATTCCAAAAGAAGTCCCTCAGATTGCTTCTTTAGGGCCTCAAAAGCCCAGTCAAAGCCTGACCTTATGGGCATAAGGTCAGGTAGAAGCCGAGGGTTCAAAGCTTAAGCTCGGCCTGATGGAGCCCATAAGGCCAAAGTCCGACCAGGCCCGACCATAAAAAGTCTGTTTAAAGCCCattcatttttataattaataattttatatgtatttatttgttgtatatgttaattagttaaattatttaattatatttcttatttttgtaCTATATTTAGTTCAATAATTACCATAACctattttttcttaataaatatACATTACACATAAATATAATGGGCCTGGCTCGGCCAATTAAAAAAGCCTGGCCTGGCCCAGAAAAACTCATAAGGCTCAAGCCCATGGGTATTGATTTTATTAGAAAGCCCAGCCCGACccagaaatttgaaaaaaaaatgatttgaGGCCCGGCTCGAGTCCGGTAGTAATGGGCCAGGCCAAGCCCATTTCCGACCCTTATTCCAAGGTGATATAACCCCTCGCATATCTGAACGTTCCAGTCCCTGAAACCACACCTAGCTTCTTGTACCTTTTCAAATTGATAGCTGGTGCATTGTATCTCAAGGCTGCTACCATTTTGAAAAGCAAACGACAATGAAACATGAACATTAGAGCCGGAAACTGATGAGGCCACCATGATGCCATGAGCTCGACCGATCTCGGCTACCTC contains:
- the LOC126797309 gene encoding uncharacterized protein LOC126797309, whose amino-acid sequence is MQDELNALNDNKTWSIVPLPKGQKVVGVRWIYKIKFHSNCTIERYKASRSRAYSSMFIRNGKVGRLIVLVYVEDLIITGDDAEEIKALKSSLHATFSFKDLGMEKVALTPLYIHPYSSCGSVICSDQLISTGTGHEDVGSLPSGDHIPKEVPQIASLGPQKPSQSLTLWA